A stretch of DNA from Globicephala melas chromosome 19, mGloMel1.2, whole genome shotgun sequence:
TATAAATGGCTTCTCTGCAATATGAGTTCGCTGATGTACAACGAGATCACCCTTCATGGTGAAGCCTTTTCCACATACACTACAtacatagggtttctctcctgtatgagttCGCTGATGTCTGATGAGAGGGTTCTTCAAGGTGAAGCCTTTTCCACAATCATTGCAtgtatagggtttctctccagtatgagttcGCTGATGTGGAATAAGACTCTTCTTCAAGGTGAAacttttcccacattcactgcatacaaagggtttctcaccagtatgagTTCGACAGTGTGCAATAAGACGCCTCTTCTCGATGAAGCcttttccacattcactgcatatgtaaggtttctctcctgtatgagttTTCTGATGTGTAGTGAGACTGAACTTTGTAGAGAAGGCTTTTCCACACAGACTGCATCCATGGGGCTTCTCCCCTGTATGAGTTCGCTGATGATAAATGAGCAGACACTTTGTGGTGAatgctttcccacattcactacatGTGTAAGGTTTCTCTCCCATATGACTTTTCTGATGTTTATTGAACTGCGATTTCTTGAAGAAGGTTTTATTGCATTCAGTGCACTCATAATGTTTCAGTCCGGTATGAGTTCTTTGATGTTCAGTGAGCCTGGATTTTCTGGAGAAGGCTTTCCCACACAGACTGCATCCATGAGGTTTTTCTCTAGTATGAACTCTCTGATGATCAAAGAGCTGAGACATCTTGAagaaggctttcccacactcactgcatacatgggctttctctatgtTGTGAGTTCTCTGTTGCTTAGTAGACAGGGAGTTATTGCTGATGGGTTTTGCACTTACAGGAAATTTAATTTCAGTAAAAGATTGCTCATGGTTAGCATGGAGAAGGGATTTCCCATCTCCATTAAACTCAGCAGAGTTCTTTAAGTTACAGCTTCTCTTCTGGTTTTCAAAacttatatttgattttaaaggTTTTTCAGTTAAGTCAAACATATCACAATTTTGCTTTAACAGGAAATGACTTTTGCTCTGAttaacaatatttgcaaatgtattaTGTTCGCAGCATTGTTCCACAGTATTTTGAATTCTGTGATTTGTCAAGTGATGCTGCAGAAGGTCATCAACTTTCCTGATTTctaggaaagaagagaacaaggaATCATTCCGCAATCTCTCATAATCTTAATTTGGAAGAAAACTGTTTCAAAAATTGCCTTCATGTGAAGTAACTATTTACTGACAATTCTATGTGtggtataaaaagaaatatatttggtcttcctcCACAGAGCTCCTAAAggcttgtaatttcctaagtgtttaggatgctaatgaggtgacttagCATAGGGTTCCTACATAACCTCAGGATGGgactgaccaccagaaagactaagtgattagaaggttggaactttcagctccaCCCACTGGCctctgagaaaggagagagagcctAGATATTAAAGCTCTATAAGAACTCTTAACAAAATTTGCTCAACCTTTGGATGAGTGAACACATCCAAGTGCCAGGAGGGTGGTGCACCCCAGTTCTGGGGAAAGAAGCTCCCGCATTCAGGAATCCTTCAGACCTTGCCTTCTTGTACCTCTTCATTTCGGACCTTGTACCGCTTCACTTGGTTATAAACATA
This window harbors:
- the LOC132593275 gene encoding LOW QUALITY PROTEIN: zinc finger protein 615-like (The sequence of the model RefSeq protein was modified relative to this genomic sequence to represent the inferred CDS: inserted 1 base in 1 codon) — translated: MIQAQETLTFDDVTVDFTWEEWQLLTPPQKDLYQEVMLENYSNLLSVGYQARKPDVLSNLDHGEPWMMEDEIHCRTHSGYQASKPDVVSRLERGRWPVEDDCHSRICPEIRKVDDLLQHHLTNHRIQNTVEQCCEHNTFANIVNQSKSHFLLKQNCDMFDLTEKPLKSNISFENQKRSCNLKNSAEFNGDGKSLLHANHEQSFTEIKFPVSAKPISNNSLSTKQQRTHNIEKAHVCSECGKAFFKMSQLFDHQRVHTREKPHGCSLCGKAFSRKSRLTEHQRTHTGLKHYECTECNKTFFKKSQFNKHQKSHMGEKPYTCSECGKAFTTKCLLIYHQRTHTGEKPHGCSLCGKAFSTKFSLTTHQKTHTGEKPYICSECGKGFIEKRRLIAHCRTHTGEKPFVCSECGKSFTLKKSLIPHQRTHTGEKPYTCNDCGKGFTLKNPLIRHQRTHTGEKPYVCSVCGKGFTMKGDLVVHQRTHIAEKPFICSDCGKGFTVKSQLIVHERTHTGEKPYVCSECGKGFPAKARLIGHQRTHTGEKPYVCSDCGKGFIQKGNLIVHQRTHTGEKPYVCNECGKGLSAKRKLVAHLRTHTGEKPYICSECGKGFTVKSTLGTHQQTHTGEKPYKCNECGKAFRKKTCLIRHERFHSGKTXFACTECGKFSLCKNDLITHQRIHTGEKPYECSECGKTFTTKSGLSVHQRKHTGERPYGCSECEKAFAHLSILVKHKRIHR